A window of Microbispora hainanensis genomic DNA:
CGGCGCGGTCCTTGTCCTCGATCCATGCGCCGTCGAGGCCCTTCACGAGCTCGGGCAGCCGGGCGCGGACGAGGCCGAGCCCGGGAGGCGGCGGCGGGGCCGTCAGACGGCCGTCCTCCCAGCGTTCCAGCCCGTAATGGCCGAGGATCACCAGGCCGGGCACGTCGGCGAGGGACGGCACGCCGGCTACCTCTCCGAGTGCGAGAGCCGTACGCGGCGGGCGGCCCGTGACGATCACGACGGCGCGCACCAGCGGGGCGAGGGCGGCCAGCACGCCGGGCACGCCGGGATGCACGCGGGCGGCGGCGGGGTCGGGCACGATCGGGGCGAGCGTGCCGTCGTAGTCGAGCCCGATCACGGCTCCGGCCGGATCGGCGATGATCGCGTCGAGTCCTGCGTGCTCGGGCAGGGTCATGGCCTCACTCCGAAGGGGGTTCCGTGCGTACGCCTCGACGGCCTCATGCCCCGGATGCGGGGCTCATGCGTGAAGGGGAGGGAAAGCTAGGAGTTGAACCCGAAGCGGCGGGCCGAGCGGTCGCGCCGCCTCCCGGCTCTCATCCGGCGCAGCCGCTTGACGAGCATGGGGTCGTGCTCCAGCGCTTCGGGCCGGTCGATGATCTCCCCGAGTAACTGGTAGTACCGGGTCGCGGAGATGCCGAACGCCTCCCTGATCGCCTGTTCCTTGGCGCCCGCGTAACGCCACCACTGGCGCTCGAACGCGAGCATCTCGCGGTCGCGGTCCGAGAGGTCCGGCCCGTCGCCGCCGGCCGGTTCGGTGTCCATCGGCTCCTCCTCGATCGGCTCGCGGGCCCGTCCCATGGTAATGCCAAGCCCGCGAGACGAACCCGGGGTGTTCAGGCCGGGCGGGACAGACGTAATGTCACGTGGTGTGAGCTCTGTAATCACGCTTCTGACCGACTACGGGCTGGAGGACGGGTACGTCGCCGCGTGCCACGGCGTGATCGCGGGCATCGCCCCGCAGGCTCGGATCATCGACGTGGGCCATCTCGTCCCCTCCGGGGACGTACGCCGCGGCGCGGCCATCCTCGCGCAGACCCTGCCCTACCTGCCGGCGGGCGTCCACCTGGCGGTGGTCGATCCCGCGGTGGGCGGCAACCGGCGACCGGTCGCCGTGGAGGCGGGGGGACGGGTGTTCCTCGGCCCCGACAACGGCATCCTGTCATGGGCCGTCCGCGCCGCGGGGGGCGCCGACGCCGCCTACGAGATCACGAACAAGGACCTGTGCCTGGAGAACGTCTCTCCGACCTTCCCGGGACGGGACCTGTTCGCCCCGGTGGCCGCCCACCTGTGCACCGGACGCTCGGTCGCCGACGTGGGGCCGCCGATGCCGGTGGACCGCCTGGTGACCCTGCCCGCGCCGACCTGCCGGTTGCGGGACGGCGCGGCCGAGGGCGAGGTGCTGTCGGTGGACAGGCACGGCAACGTCCAGTTGTCGATCACCGCCACCGACATGGCCGAGATCGGCGTACGGCTCGGCGACACCGTCGCCGTGTGGCTGGGGCGCCGCCAGGTCGCCGTGCCGTACCGGGAGACGTTCACCGCCGTGCCGCCCGGCGACCTGGTGGCGTTCACCGACTCCGCCGGGCTGGTCGCGATGGCGATCAACGCCGGGGACGCCTCCGACCGCCTGGGTCTGCCCCCGGGCGCGCACGTACGGCTGTCGCCCGGGCGCTGACCCGGCCGGTTCTACTGGGCGTTCACCACGTCGCGGACCTCCGCGAAGTGGCAGGCGCTGGGGTGGTCGCTGCCCGGGCGCGGCTCCAGTGCGGGCGTCTGCTCGGCGCAGATGTCCTGCGCCTTCCAGCAGCGCGTGCGGAAGTGGCAGCCCGACGGCGGGTTGGCCGGCGAGGGCGGGTCGCCCTGCAGGATGATCCGCTGGCGGGTCTCCCGGCCCTCGGGGTCGGGCACGGGCACGGCCGACAGCAGCGCCTGGGTGTACGGGTGGGTCGGGCCTTCGTAGATCTGGGCGTCGCTGCCCAGCTCGACGATCTTGCCGAGGTACATCACCGCGACCCGGTCGGAGATGTGGCGGACCACCGACAGGTCGTGCGCGATGAAGATGTACGCGAGGTCGAACTCGTTCTGCAGCCGCTCCAGCAGGTTCATGACCTGGGCCTGGATCGACACGTCGAGCGCGGAGACCGGCTCGTCGCAGATGATGATCTCAGGCTGGAGCGCCAGGCCGCGGGCGATGCCGATGCGCTGACGCTGGCCGCCGGAGAACTGGTGCGGGTAGCGGTTGATGTGGTCGGGGTTGAGGCCCACCACTTCGAGCAGTTCCTGCACCCGGCGCCGGCGGCCGCCCTTCGGCACGACGTCCGTGTGGATCTCGAACGGCTCCCCCACGATGTCGCCGACGGTCATCCGCGGGTTCAGCGAGGTGTAGGGGTCCTGCATGACCATCTGGATGTTGCGGCGCATCCGCTTGAGCTCGGCGCCCCTGGCCGAGGCGATGTCCCTGCCATGGATGCGTACGGAGCCCGAGGTGGGCCGCTCCAGCGCCATCAGCAGCTTGGCCAGGGTGGACTTGCCACAGCCCGACTCGCCGACGATCCCGAGCGTCTCGCCCCGGTGCAGGTCGAAGGAGACCCCGTCGACGGCCTTGATCGCGCCGATCTGCCGCTTGACGACGATGCCCTGGGTGAGCGGGAAGTGCTTGACGAGGTCGCGGACTTCGAGGATCGACTCAGCGTTCGCCTTCATCGATGACCTCCCTCCAGTAGTGGCAGGCGCTGCCGCGGGTGCCACTGATCGTGTACAGCTGGGGAACGTCGGTCACGCAGTTGTCCCGCCGGTACGGACAGCGCGGGTGGAAGGCGCAGCCCGTCGGCATCTCCAGCAGGTTGGGCGGCAGGCCCTTGATCGCGTAGAGCTCCTGGCCCTTGTGGTCCACCCTGGGGATGGACTCCAGCAGCCCCTTCGAGTAGGGGTGGGCCGGGTTCTTGTACAGGTCGTGAACCGGGGCGTTCTCCACGATGCGCCCGCCGTACATGACCGCGATCTTGTCCGCGACGTCGGCGACGACGCCGAGGTCGTGGGTGATCAGGATCAGGCCCATGTTGCTGTCGCGCTGCAGCTCCGCGAGCAGACCCATGATCTGTGCCTGGACCGTCACGTCGAGCGCGGTGGTCGGCTCGTCGGCGATCAGGATCTCCGGGTCGAGCGCGATCGCCATGGCGATCATGATGCGCTGCCGCATGCCGCCGGAGAACTGGTGCGGGAAGTCGTTGACCCGGTCCCTGGCGGCCGGGATCCTGACCCGGTCCATCAGCTCGATGGCCTTCTTCTTGGCGTCCGCCCGCGACGTGCCGCGGTGCATGCGGAACATCTCGGCGATCTGCCAGCCGACCGGGAAGACCGGGTTCAGCGCGGACAGCGCGTCCTGGAAGACCATGGAGATGCCCTCTCCGCGGATCTTCCTGCGCTGGTCGTCCGGGAGCTTGAGCAGGTCGACGCCCCGGAACCGGATCTCGCCACCGGTGATCTTGCCCGGGGGCATGTCGAGGATGCCCATGATGGTCTGGGCGGTGACGCTCTTGCCCGAACCCGACTCGCCCAGCACGGCGAGCGTCTCACCGGCGTCCACGCTGTACGTCACGCCGTTGACGGCCTTGGCCACGCCCGCCCGGGTGCGGAACTCCACGTGGAGGTTGTCCACCTCCAGCAGGGCGCCGCTGTGTGAGCCTCTGCCCACCTGCTCGGAAAGCACTTCCGTCACTCGCTGTGCCTCCTCATCGAAGCTTCGGGTCGAGGGCGTCGCGTACGGCTTCGCCGAGCATGACGAAGGTCAGCACGCACAGGGACAGGAACGCCGCGGGGAAGAGCAGCGCGTGCGCCCCGGTCCGCATGTACGACGCGTGGTCGGCGATCGCGATACCCCAGGAGATGACCGGCGGACGCAGGCCGATGCCGAGCAGCGACAGCGTGGCCTCGGCGCCGATGTAGCTGCCGATCGTGATCGTGGCGTACACGAGGATCGGCGCCAGCGAGTTGGGCAGCAGATGCCGGAAGATGATCCGCAGCGGCCCGGCCCCGAGCGCTCTCGCGGCCTGCACGTAGTCCTGGTGCTTGGCCTGGATGACGGCGGAGCGGGCGATGCGCATCAGGATCGGCCAGCCCAGCAGGGCGAGCACGATGATGACGACCGCCATGATCATCGCCTTGCCCGGGTTCGACTGGGCAGGCGCCACGGTGCCGAGGATGATGATCGCGCCCAGCACGTACGGCAGGCCGAGGAACATCTCGCCGACACGGGAGACGATCGCGTCGATCCAGCGTCCGAAGTAGGCCGCGAGCACGCCCGTCAGGCCGCCCAGCAGGATGGTGGCCAGCGTGGCCAGCACACCCACGATGATCGAGGTGCGGGCGCCGTAGATCGTCCTGGCCCACACGTCCCGCCCCTGCAGGTCGTAGCCGAACCAGGCGTCCGCGCTCGGCCCCTCCATGCTCTTGGCGAGCGTGGCGTACTCCGGGTCCTTGTGCGTGAACAGCGTCGGGAACGCCGCCATCAGGAGGAACAGGATCAGCATCACGAGCGAGACCCAGAAGATCTTGCGTCGCTTGAGGATGTCCCACGTGTCGCGCCACAGGCTGCGCCTGTCGCCCCGGACCGCGACCGGACTCGCGGCCGGCTCGTCCGCACCCTTGATGAGGTCTTGCGTCACGGTCGGGTCACTCATAGCGGATCCTCGGGTCGAGCACGCCGTAGAGGAGGTCGACGAGCAGGTTGGACACCAGGTACACGAGCACGAGCAGCGTGGCCACGGGGACCACGATCGTGTAGTCCTGACCGTTGATGGCCCGCCACAACAGGCCGCCGATGCCGTGGATGTTGAAGATGCCCTCGGTGATGATCGCGCCGGACATCAGCGAGCCGATCTCGGTGCCGAGGAACGTCAGCACCGGGATGAGCGAGTTGCGCAGCAGGTGGATCCCGACCACCCGCCGGTTGCTCAGTCCCTTGGCCACGGCCGTCCGCACGTAGTCGGCGCGCAGGTTCTCCACGATGCTCGTACGGGTGAGCCGCGCGGTGAAGGCCATGTTGAGGCTGGCCAGCACGAGCGCCGGGACGACCAGCTCGGGGACCGTCGCCGCGTCCGACACGGTCGGCTCGATCACGCCGAACTGCACGCCGAGGATCCACTGCAGCAGATAACCGGTGACGAAGATCGGCAGCGACAGCAGGATCAGCGTGGCGACCGTCACCACGTTGTCGACGAAGCCGCCGCGCTTGAGCCCCGACAGCACGCCGGCGCCGATTCCGATGATCGCCTCGAAGAGCACCGCCATCAGCGCGAGCCTGATGGTGATCGGCCAGGCGTCGCCGAGCTGGGTCGCGACGGAAACGCCGTTGAAGTCGGTGCCGAGGTTGCCGGTGAACAGGTTCTTCAGGAAGTTCCAGTACTGCACCAGAATGGGCTGGTCCAGCCCGAACTGCTCGCGCATGGCCGTGACATAGCTGTCCGGACAGGGCCGCTGGCCGCATCTCCCGGCGAACGGGTCGCCCGGGAGCTGCCAGACCATGTAGTTGATGATGAAGGTCGTGCCCAGCACGACAGGCACGAGTTGCAGCAGGCGCCGGATCGCGTATCGGCCCATGCGCACCTCCGATCTGACGCTAAAGGTCGTACATGCGCTCCCCGTGGGTCAACACGGGAAGTCGCGAATGGACAGCCCACGAGGCCGGCCCCGGGTGGGGAACCGGCCTCGGGGGGTTCACCTACGAGCTGTCCTACGCTTCCTTGATCGCGATCGACAGCGGGTCGAGCACGCCGAAGGGAGTGACCTTCACGCCGGTCACCCACTTGGAGGTGCCGGCCTGCAGACCGTACGACCACAGCGGAATAGCGGGCATGTCCTGCTGCAGCATAGCCTCGGCCTCCTGGTAGAGGGCGTTGGCCTGGGCCGGATCGGTGGCGGTGTCGGCCTCGTGGAGCTTCGCGTCGAGAGCCTTGTTGCTGTAGAGACCGTCATTGGACGAAGCGCCGGTCTTGTACAGCGGGTTCAGGAAGTTCTCGATGTGGGGGTAGTCCATCTGCCAGCCGGTGCGGAACGCGCCCTTGATCTTGTGCTGGGTGATGGTGTCACGCAGCTCGGCGAAGGTGGGCATGTCCTTGTGCACGAACTTCACGCCGGAGTCGGCGCCGAAGGCCTGGTTGATGCTGTTGACCGTGGCCTCGATCCACTCCTTGTGAGTGCCGTCGGCGTTGGACCAGATCGGGAACTCGGCCGGCGGGGTGTAACCCTCGGCCTTGGCCTTGGCGAGGTACTCCTTCGCCTTGGCGGGGTCGTAGGTGCACAGGTCGCCGCAGGCGCCGTCCTTGAAGCCCTCGACGATCGGCGAGACCCAGCCGTTGATCGGCACACGGCCCTTGTTGAAGATCTTGTCGGTGATCGTCTTCCGGTCGATCGCGTACGACACGGCCTTGCGGAAGTCCGCGTTGCCGCCGAACTCCTTGTCGTACAGCGGGAAGGTGATCGTCTGGATGACGCCCTGCTGGCCGTCGATCGCGCGGTCGCCGAGGTCGGTCTTCCACTTGTCGCCGGCGAGCGCCGACGGCGGGATCAGCTCGGTGAAGTCGAGGTTGTTGGAGACCAGGTCCGCGTAGGCCGCGTTGTCGTCCTTGTACATCTTGTAGACGATCTTCTTGACCTTGGGCTTCTCCGGCCCGGGGTAGTCGGGGTTCGCCTCGACGATGATCTGCGAGTTGTGGTCCCACTGGACGAACTTGAACGGACCGTTGGTGACCGGCTTCTGCGCGAAGCCCTTCGGGTCCTTGAAGAAGGCGTCGGGCAGCGCCGAGAACGACGAGTACCCCAGCTTGGTGCGGAACACGGCGACGGGCGCGGTCAGCGTGACCTTGAAGGTGAGGTCGTCGATGACCTCGAGGCCCTTCAGCTTGTCGGTCTCCGGCTTGGGGGCCTCCTTCGGGCCGTCGGGGCCGTCCGGGTCGGCGGTGTTGACCTTGTCGAAGCCCTCGATGTCACCGAACCAGAAGCTGCCGAGCTGAGCGTTCGGCGAGTACGCGGTGTAGTTCCACGCGTCGACGTAGTTCTTCGCGGTGACCGGCGTGCCGTCGGTCCACTTCAGGCCGGGCTTGAGCTTGATCGTCCACACCTTGTTGTCGGTGGTCTCGATCGACTCCGCCTGGTCGAGCTCGGGAGCGGCCGTGTCCGAGTTGTACTTGACGAGACGGCTGTACACGAAGTCGTTGATCGTGCCACCGCAGGTCTCGTTGATGTTTCCGGGGACGAAGCCGGTCTGCGGCTCACAACCGCGGATGTAGACGGTCCCGGTCGCGGCCCGGGGGTTGTCCCCGCCGCCGCTACTGGACCCGCCGCCCCCGCCGCACGCGGCGACGCCGAGCGCAAGCAGCGCGGTGCCGGTGGCGATCTTCGCGCCCTTAGTCACGCGCATAGTGGATTGGTCCTCCCTCTAAGGATGGGCGTTCGCGCTGGTTGGCACCCGGTTTGCCGGGCATCGTCAAACCAGCTGACGTCCTGCCAGTCGTCCGGAGCATCCCTTACCGGACGCACCAGAGGAGTCTCCAGCACGTTGCAGTTCGGTCACACGTGCGTCAGTCGGGCGTCACACACAATCCTGCGAGCCCAACCTTAAATGCCCAGCACGGCATCAAACTCCCCTTTAGGGTACATATACCAACAGAACGCCAGTCCTTTGATCCGGAACAGGGGCGACACCCCGTGCCCCGGTCCCCGGATCAAGATGTCCTGGGCTACCTTTGACCAGTCGCAGCCACGTTCGGTGCGACAGCCGTCCCACCGACCTCCATCCAATAGAGTCCATGCCATGAGCCAGCCGGAATCCGCGCTCGCGGAGGCCCAGGGTGGCGGCCGAGCCCCGGAGTCGCTGGCCGCGCTTGCCGAGCGTCACGGACTACGACGCGCCATCGCACGCCCCAGCATGCCCGCCTACCTGCGCCAACTGTGGGACCGGCGGCACTTCATCCTCACGTACGCCACCTCGCGCAACGTCTCCAAGTATTCCGAGTCGATGCTCGGCCAGCTCTGGCAGGTGCTGACCCCGCTGCTCAACGCCGCGGTGTACTGGCTGATGTTCGGCGTCATCCTCGGGCAGAGCAAGAAGATCGAGAACTACCCGGCCTTCCTCATCACCGGCGTCATGGTCTTCACCTTCACCCAGCGCACGGTGATCAGCGGGGCCAAGTCCATCTCGTCGAACCTCTCCCTGATCCGGGCGCTGCACTTTCCCCGGGCCGCCCTCCCCCTGGCGTACGTCATCCAGGAGCTCCAGCAGCTCGGCTACTCCATGGCCGTGCTCCTCCTCCTGGTGCTCGTCACCGGAGAGCCGGTGAGCCTGCTCTGGCTGCTGATCCCCGTGGTGCTGCTCATGCAGCTCGTCTTCAACATCGGCACCGGCATGTTCATGGCCCGCCTCGGCGCGTTCATGCGGGACATGAACCAGCTCCTGCCGTTCATCACGCGCACCTGGCTGTACGCCTCCGGCGTCTTCTACGCGATCGACGATCGCACCAAGGACCTGCCGGACTTCCTCCGGTGGGCGCTGGAGTTCAACCCGGCCGCCGCGTACATCGAGTTCATGCGCGATCTGCTGATCTACCAGCGGTTCCCCGAGCGCTGGGCGTGGGTGACTTGCATATTCTGGGCAGTGTTCGCGCTGATCGTCGGCTTCTGGTACTTCTGGCGGGCCGAGGAGAGGTACGGCCGTGGCTGAGCTGACCGAGGAGCTGTCGCAGGTGGCGCCCCAAACTTCTGAGACGCAGAACCACGAGACGCAGAACCCCAAGGCCGGGACCCCGACCGTCATCGTCGACGACCTCCACATCGTCTACAAGGTGTACGGCTCGGCCAGCGACGCCGAGAAGGGCAACGCGGCCAGCGCGCTCATGCGCATCCTGCGGCGGCAGGGCCGGCCGCAGATGAAGGAGGTCCACGCCGTCAAGGGCGTGAGCTTCGTCGCCCACCACGGCGACGCCATCGGCATCATCGGCCGCAACGGCTCGGGCAAGTCGACCCTGCTGCGCGCGATCGCCGGCCTCCTGCCCCCGCACAAGGGCGCCGTCTACACCAACGGCCAGCCGTCCCTCCTCGGCGTCAACGCGGCCCTCATGAAGGAGCTGACGGGCGAGCGCAACATCATCCTCGGCTGCTACGCGATGGGCATGACGCCGAGCGAGGTGCGCGAGAAGTACGACGAGATCGTCGACTTCTCCGGCATCGGAGACTTCGTCCAGTTCCCCATGTCGACGTACTCGTCCGGCATGGGAGCCCGGCTGCGCTTCGCCATCTCCTCGGCCAAGACGCACGACGTGCTTCTCATCGACGAGGCGCTCGCGACGGGTGACCGCGAGTTCAAGAAGAAGAGCCAGCAGCGCATCAAGCAGATGCGCGACGCGGCCGGCACGGTCTTCCTGGTCGCCCACAACCTCGACGTGATCGAGGAGACGTGCAACCGGGTGATCTGGTTGCACAAGGGAAAGATCAGAATGGAAGGCGACCCCCAGGAGGTCCTGGAGGCGTACAACAAGGCCTGACAGAAACGGAGGGGTGACCGTGCCGACGCCGCCACCGATCCCGTACGACCATCTGCCCGAGGTGCCCGCGCTGACCGTCGAGAGCGACGACATACGCGACGGCGAGCGGCTCCCCGAGGCCCACGTGTTCAACGACTGGGGCATGAACGGGCAGAACCTCTCCCCGCACCTGCGCTGGTCGGGCGCCCCGGAGGGCACCAAGAGCTACGCCGTCACCTGCTTCGACCCCGACGCGCCGACG
This region includes:
- the otsB gene encoding trehalose-phosphatase, with amino-acid sequence MTLPEHAGLDAIIADPAGAVIGLDYDGTLAPIVPDPAAARVHPGVPGVLAALAPLVRAVVIVTGRPPRTALALGEVAGVPSLADVPGLVILGHYGLERWEDGRLTAPPPPPGLGLVRARLPELVKGLDGAWIEDKDRAVAVHTRRCADPAGALEALRGPVAALAEEAGLAVEPGRMVLELRPAGMDKGKALSAFLAEREARSVMFVGDDLGDLAAFDAVESAGIPGVRVCSGSAEVTALAERADLVVDGPDGVVALLGDLVARLGKSSASGGA
- a CDS encoding DUF3263 domain-containing protein encodes the protein MDTEPAGGDGPDLSDRDREMLAFERQWWRYAGAKEQAIREAFGISATRYYQLLGEIIDRPEALEHDPMLVKRLRRMRAGRRRDRSARRFGFNS
- a CDS encoding SAM hydrolase/SAM-dependent halogenase family protein; amino-acid sequence: MSSVITLLTDYGLEDGYVAACHGVIAGIAPQARIIDVGHLVPSGDVRRGAAILAQTLPYLPAGVHLAVVDPAVGGNRRPVAVEAGGRVFLGPDNGILSWAVRAAGGADAAYEITNKDLCLENVSPTFPGRDLFAPVAAHLCTGRSVADVGPPMPVDRLVTLPAPTCRLRDGAAEGEVLSVDRHGNVQLSITATDMAEIGVRLGDTVAVWLGRRQVAVPYRETFTAVPPGDLVAFTDSAGLVAMAINAGDASDRLGLPPGAHVRLSPGR
- a CDS encoding ABC transporter ATP-binding protein, whose amino-acid sequence is MKANAESILEVRDLVKHFPLTQGIVVKRQIGAIKAVDGVSFDLHRGETLGIVGESGCGKSTLAKLLMALERPTSGSVRIHGRDIASARGAELKRMRRNIQMVMQDPYTSLNPRMTVGDIVGEPFEIHTDVVPKGGRRRRVQELLEVVGLNPDHINRYPHQFSGGQRQRIGIARGLALQPEIIICDEPVSALDVSIQAQVMNLLERLQNEFDLAYIFIAHDLSVVRHISDRVAVMYLGKIVELGSDAQIYEGPTHPYTQALLSAVPVPDPEGRETRQRIILQGDPPSPANPPSGCHFRTRCWKAQDICAEQTPALEPRPGSDHPSACHFAEVRDVVNAQ
- a CDS encoding ABC transporter ATP-binding protein; translated protein: MTEVLSEQVGRGSHSGALLEVDNLHVEFRTRAGVAKAVNGVTYSVDAGETLAVLGESGSGKSVTAQTIMGILDMPPGKITGGEIRFRGVDLLKLPDDQRRKIRGEGISMVFQDALSALNPVFPVGWQIAEMFRMHRGTSRADAKKKAIELMDRVRIPAARDRVNDFPHQFSGGMRQRIMIAMAIALDPEILIADEPTTALDVTVQAQIMGLLAELQRDSNMGLILITHDLGVVADVADKIAVMYGGRIVENAPVHDLYKNPAHPYSKGLLESIPRVDHKGQELYAIKGLPPNLLEMPTGCAFHPRCPYRRDNCVTDVPQLYTISGTRGSACHYWREVIDEGER
- a CDS encoding ABC transporter permease — its product is MSDPTVTQDLIKGADEPAASPVAVRGDRRSLWRDTWDILKRRKIFWVSLVMLILFLLMAAFPTLFTHKDPEYATLAKSMEGPSADAWFGYDLQGRDVWARTIYGARTSIIVGVLATLATILLGGLTGVLAAYFGRWIDAIVSRVGEMFLGLPYVLGAIIILGTVAPAQSNPGKAMIMAVVIIVLALLGWPILMRIARSAVIQAKHQDYVQAARALGAGPLRIIFRHLLPNSLAPILVYATITIGSYIGAEATLSLLGIGLRPPVISWGIAIADHASYMRTGAHALLFPAAFLSLCVLTFVMLGEAVRDALDPKLR
- a CDS encoding ABC transporter permease codes for the protein MGRYAIRRLLQLVPVVLGTTFIINYMVWQLPGDPFAGRCGQRPCPDSYVTAMREQFGLDQPILVQYWNFLKNLFTGNLGTDFNGVSVATQLGDAWPITIRLALMAVLFEAIIGIGAGVLSGLKRGGFVDNVVTVATLILLSLPIFVTGYLLQWILGVQFGVIEPTVSDAATVPELVVPALVLASLNMAFTARLTRTSIVENLRADYVRTAVAKGLSNRRVVGIHLLRNSLIPVLTFLGTEIGSLMSGAIITEGIFNIHGIGGLLWRAINGQDYTIVVPVATLLVLVYLVSNLLVDLLYGVLDPRIRYE
- a CDS encoding peptide ABC transporter substrate-binding protein, translated to MTKGAKIATGTALLALGVAACGGGGGSSSGGGDNPRAATGTVYIRGCEPQTGFVPGNINETCGGTINDFVYSRLVKYNSDTAAPELDQAESIETTDNKVWTIKLKPGLKWTDGTPVTAKNYVDAWNYTAYSPNAQLGSFWFGDIEGFDKVNTADPDGPDGPKEAPKPETDKLKGLEVIDDLTFKVTLTAPVAVFRTKLGYSSFSALPDAFFKDPKGFAQKPVTNGPFKFVQWDHNSQIIVEANPDYPGPEKPKVKKIVYKMYKDDNAAYADLVSNNLDFTELIPPSALAGDKWKTDLGDRAIDGQQGVIQTITFPLYDKEFGGNADFRKAVSYAIDRKTITDKIFNKGRVPINGWVSPIVEGFKDGACGDLCTYDPAKAKEYLAKAKAEGYTPPAEFPIWSNADGTHKEWIEATVNSINQAFGADSGVKFVHKDMPTFAELRDTITQHKIKGAFRTGWQMDYPHIENFLNPLYKTGASSNDGLYSNKALDAKLHEADTATDPAQANALYQEAEAMLQQDMPAIPLWSYGLQAGTSKWVTGVKVTPFGVLDPLSIAIKEA
- a CDS encoding ABC transporter permease, whose product is MSQPESALAEAQGGGRAPESLAALAERHGLRRAIARPSMPAYLRQLWDRRHFILTYATSRNVSKYSESMLGQLWQVLTPLLNAAVYWLMFGVILGQSKKIENYPAFLITGVMVFTFTQRTVISGAKSISSNLSLIRALHFPRAALPLAYVIQELQQLGYSMAVLLLLVLVTGEPVSLLWLLIPVVLLMQLVFNIGTGMFMARLGAFMRDMNQLLPFITRTWLYASGVFYAIDDRTKDLPDFLRWALEFNPAAAYIEFMRDLLIYQRFPERWAWVTCIFWAVFALIVGFWYFWRAEERYGRG
- a CDS encoding ABC transporter ATP-binding protein — translated: MAPQTSETQNHETQNPKAGTPTVIVDDLHIVYKVYGSASDAEKGNAASALMRILRRQGRPQMKEVHAVKGVSFVAHHGDAIGIIGRNGSGKSTLLRAIAGLLPPHKGAVYTNGQPSLLGVNAALMKELTGERNIILGCYAMGMTPSEVREKYDEIVDFSGIGDFVQFPMSTYSSGMGARLRFAISSAKTHDVLLIDEALATGDREFKKKSQQRIKQMRDAAGTVFLVAHNLDVIEETCNRVIWLHKGKIRMEGDPQEVLEAYNKA